From a region of the Colias croceus chromosome 14, ilColCroc2.1 genome:
- the LOC123697157 gene encoding uncharacterized protein LOC123697157, translated as MEYIKTLLMLSLCAGGFAGESLSDALQRRRDAHPVYARQYAEDYEPYAYAAIPLHAPMPIVHLLSPTPINKYIQNHKQRNRPPADRDLEAYGSTQTEEYEPYDYNNYAYSPNSHKYSNSLSNEEESQPVVIYARPNKNGGYTYRKRPSSVTQTPRPKREPIVFRIHKYKIIKDLRK; from the exons ATGGAATATATT aaAACACTGTTAATGCTATCGCTATGCGCGGGCGGTTTTGCCGGCGAATCGCTCAGTGATGCATTACAACGGAGACGAGACGCGCACCCCGTGTACGCCAGGCAGTATGCCGAGGACTACGAGCCCTACGCGTACGCCGCCATCCCGCTGCACGCGCCGATGCCCATCGTGCACCTCCTGTCACCGACGCCCATCAACAAGTACATCCAAAACCATAAACAACGCAACCGACCACCGGCAGACAGAGATCTCGAAGCTTACGGCTCCACGCAAACCGAGGAATATGAACCGTACGACTATAATAACTACGCGTACAGCCCGAACAGCCACAAGTACTCTAACTCCTTGTCAAACGAGGAAGAATCTCAACCTGTGGTGATATACGCGCGGCCGAACAAAAATGGGGGCTACACGTATCGCAAGCGACCCTCCTCTGTGACCCAGACGCCGCGCCCCAAACGAGAGCCGATCGTCTTCAGAatacacaaatataaaattatcaaggATTTACGCAagtga